The following coding sequences lie in one Takifugu flavidus isolate HTHZ2018 chromosome 4, ASM371156v2, whole genome shotgun sequence genomic window:
- the itga7 gene encoding integrin alpha-7 isoform X6 gives MAALLGHAEAPCHSSHSSHGWTFFLWALWTLSSQAWGFNLDTTHTLHKLGDGGTFFGFSLALHQQISPEPQSWILVGAPQAAGQGPLRGSRPGALFRCPITPEEYDCERVDIDGEVSLNRESKHNQWLGVTVKSQGIGGKVVTCAHLYELRQRVSQPSETRDPIGRCYVLSDDLTERDDLDGGEWKFCEGRPQGHEQFGFCQQGLSVSFTPDNNFILFGAPGTYNWKGLLFMASPIEDALLYKTLEPSSRPTPFEDVAHNSYLGFSVDSAMDIMSLGELTFVAGAPRANHTGAVVLLRKDNVYRLVPQHIFWGEELASSFGYSVATTDLNRDGWTDLIIGAPNFFDRKAEIGGAVYVYLNPFGHWDDQARPIRLNGTYDSMFGMTVSSVGDLDQDGYGDIAVGAPFDGDGKVFIYRGSDAGIETKPAQVLDGRDFDVRRFGYSISGGLDIDANHYPDVAVGSLNDSVVLFRSCPVIHVIRDVSIDPQYIDLEQSNCKGRTGVCVEVKACFAFMAHPEHYSPHITLLVHFEADTERRKLGLPHRVNFLGRSSLDPEYTQTEEVELHKQHHHVCTSAVFQLNENIRDKLRPISLEITHTIKPVPPRRHSASKRLEKLPPVLSVSPSNMLYSEVNFLREGCGADKICQSNLKLSYQFGTRPLTSDLFTPLPKDEDDVQVFSLSDQRLVVLEITVTNTPSDPLFPEEDGDDAHAAQLFISLPDTLSYAGSRIPAQMRCQANQNGSHVECDLGNPMKRNTKLKFTINLSTSNITIETTELTADLSLTTISEQPDLVPVTALAKVVIELPLAVSGLAEPHQLFFSGTVRGESAMSSLEDVGSPVDFEFVVTNPGQALQTLGSAFLNIMWPYELSNGKWLLYPASLNFDGSADARCTSSGALNPLTLHSSSAAGITPVSHQAGRARRSHPEDVGHVNTKGSMGRTTPAVAASDRRKSLKLDCLLGSAHCILIQCPLHSFSGQAVLKIHARLWNSSFIEEFPAVSALELLVRANITVKSSIKHLVLKDAAAQIPVMIYPEPGMADQYWIPWWIILIAVLAGILLLTLLVCLLWKCGFFQRAHYKDKLPQYHAVKIPRGDRPQFQTEKSGKIHKKEWATHWSDGTS, from the exons GATCCTCGTGGGGGCGCCGCAGGCAGCAGGGCAAGGCCCGCTGAGGGGCAGCCGACCCGGAGCGTTATTCAGATGCCCCATCACGCCAGAGGAGTACGACTGCGAGAGGGTGGACATAGACGGAGAAG TGAGTCTGAACAGAGAGAGCAAACACAACCAGTGGCTGGGAGTTACTGTCAAGAGTCAGGGGATCGGAGGGAAGGTGGTG ACCTGCGCGCACCTCTACGAGCTCAGGCAGCGTGTGAGTCAGCCGTCAGAGACCCGCGACCCCATCGGCCGCTGCTACGTCCTGAGCGACGACCTGACGGAGCGGGACGACCTGGACGGAGGAGAATGGAAGTTCTGCGAAGGCCGCCCGCAGGGACACGAGCAGTTCGGCTTCTGTCAGCAGGGCCTTTCAGTCAGTTTCACCCCCGATAACAACTTCATTCTGTTTGGGGCCCCTGGAACATACAACTGGAAAG GGCTCTTGTTCATGGCTAGTCCCATTGAAGATGCACTGCTGTACAAAACTCTGGAGCCCTCCAGTCGACCCACACCATTTGAGGATGTAGCTCATAATAGCTACTTAG GATTTTCAGTGGACTCAGCCATGGACATTATGAGCCTCGGGGAGCTGACCTTCGTGGCGGGGGCGCCCCGGGCTAATCACACAGGGgcggtggtgctgctgaggaaAGACAATGTGTACCGACTGGTGCCGCAGCACATTTTCTGGGGGGAGGAGCTGGCGTCTTCCTTTGGGTACTCGGTAGCCACGACAGACCTGAACAGGGATGG ATGGACGGATCTGATTATCGGAGCTCCGAATTTCTTTGACCGTAAGGCAGAGATCGGCGGGGCTGTGTACGTCTACCTGAACCCCTTCGGCCACTGGGATGATCAGGCCCGGCCGATCCGTCTCAACGGGACCTACGACTCCATGTTCGGGATGACAGTCAGCAGCGTCGGAGATCTGGACCAGGACGGATATGGAG atATCGCAGTGGGGGCCCCGTTTGATGGCGATGGCAAGGTTTTCATCTACAGAGGTTCAGACGCTGGTATTGAAACGAAACCTGCTCAG GTGCTGGATGGTCGGGACTTTGACGTGAGACGTTTCGGATACTCCATCTCAGGTGGTTTGGATATAGACGCTAACCATTACCCAGATGTTGCCGTGGGCTCCCTCAACGACTCTGTGGTTCTCTTCAG GTCTTGTCCCGTCATCCATGTGATCAGAGACGTATCCATTGATCCTCAATACATCGATCTGGAGCAGAGCAACTGCAAAGGCAGGACAGGAGTGTG CGTGGAGGTCAAGGCTTGCTTCGCCTTTATGGCCCACCCAGAACACTACTCACCCCACATTA CCCTGTTGGTGCACTTTGAAGCCGACACGGAGCGCAGGAAGTTGGGCCTCCCGCACCGCGTCAACTTCCTGGGCCGCAGTTCCCTGGATCCAGAGTACACTCagacggaggaggtggagctccACAAGCAGCACCACCACGTGTGCACCAGCGCTGTGTTCCAGCTCAAT GAGAACATCCGGGACAAGCTGCGGCCCATCTCACTGGAGATAACCCACACCATTAAGCCAGTTCCACCGCGCAGACACTCGGCGTCCAagaggctggagaagctgccgcCTGTGCTCAGTGTTTCTCCCTCCAACATGCTTTACTCAGAG GTGAACTTCCTGCGAGAGGGATGTGGAGCTGACAAAATCTGCCAGAGCAACCTGAAGCTGAGCTACCAGTTTGGAACGCggcctttgacctctgacctcttcacgCCTCTGCCAAA GGATGAGGACGACGTGCAGGTCTTCTCGCTGTCAGACCAGCGTTTGGTGGTGCTGGAGATCACCGTCACCAACACGCCATCCGACCCCCTGTTTCCCGAGGAGGACGGCGACGACGCTCATGCCGCTCAGTTGTTCATCTCTCTGCCAGACACGCTGTCGTACGCAGGCTCCAGGATCCCGGCACAG ATGAGATGCCAAGCAAACCAGAACGGCTCCCATGTTGAATGTGACCTGGGGAACCCGATGAAACGGAACACAAAG CTGAAGTTCACCATCAACTTGAGCACATCTAACATCACGATCGAGACCACTGAGTTGACAGCAGATCTCTCACTGACGAC GATCAGTGAGCAGCCCGACCTGGTCCCCGTCACAGCTCTGGCTAAGGTTGTGATAGAGCTCCCTCTGGCGGTCAGTGG GCTTGCTGAGCCTCATCAGCTGTTCTTCAGCGGGAcggtgagaggagagagtgcCATGAGCAGCCTGGAGGACGTCGGCAGCCCTGTTGATTTTGAGTTTGtg GTTACGAACCCCGGTCAGGCCCTGCAGACACTCGGCTCGGCCTTTCTTAACATCATGTGGCCCTATGAGCTGTCCAATGGGAAGTGGCTCCTGTATCCGGCCAGCCTGAATTTCGACGGCTCTGCAGACGCACGCTGCACCTCGTCAGGCGCCCTGAATCCTCTGACGCTGCACAGCTCCTCAGCTGCAGGAATCACACCTGTCAGTCACCAA GCTGGACGAGCCCGCCGCTCCCACCCTGAAGACGTGGGCCATGTGAACACAAAGGGGAGCATGGGAAGAACCACCCCGGCCGTGGCTGCCTCAGATAGACGCAAGTCCCTCAAGCTG GACTGTCTTCTAGGGTCGGCCCACTGCATCCTGATTCAGTGTCCTCTCCACAGCTTCTCTGGACAGGCTGTCCTGAAGATCCATGCCAGGCTGTGGAACAGCAGCTTCATAGAG GAGTTTCCAGCTGTCAgcgctctggagctgctggtcagAGCCAACATCACCGTCAAGTCCAGCATCAAACACCTGGTCCTGAAGGATGCTGCTGCACAG ATTCCAGTCATGATCTATCCCGAGCCGGGCATGGCTGACCAGTACTGGATCCCCTGGTGGATCATCCTCATCGCTGTCCTGGCAGGCATTCTGTTGCTGACCCTGCTGGTCTGCCTGCTGTGGAAG TGTGGCTTCTTCCAGCGGGCCCACTACAAAGACAAATTGCCCCAGTACCACGCGGTGAAGATCCCTCGTGGGGACCGGCCGCAGTTCCAGACAGAGAAATCGGGGAAAATCCATAAAAAAGAATGGGCCACACACTGGAGCGACGGGACCTCTTAA
- the itga7 gene encoding integrin alpha-7 isoform X5, with protein MAALLGHAEAPCHSSHSSHGWTFFLWALWTLSSQAWGFNLDTTHTLHKLGDGGTFFGFSLALHQQISPEPQSWILVGAPQAAGQGPLRGSRPGALFRCPITPEEYDCERVDIDGEVSLNRESKHNQWLGVTVKSQGIGGKVVTCAHLYELRQRVSQPSETRDPIGRCYVLSDDLTERDDLDGGEWKFCEGRPQGHEQFGFCQQGLSVSFTPDNNFILFGAPGTYNWKGLLFMASPIEDALLYKTLEPSSRPTPFEDVAHNSYLGFSVDSAMDIMSLGELTFVAGAPRANHTGAVVLLRKDNVYRLVPQHIFWGEELASSFGYSVATTDLNRDGWTDLIIGAPNFFDRKAEIGGAVYVYLNPFGHWDDQARPIRLNGTYDSMFGMTVSSVGDLDQDGYGDIAVGAPFDGDGKVFIYRGSDAGIETKPAQVLDGRDFDVRRFGYSISGGLDIDANHYPDVAVGSLNDSVVLFRSCPVIHVIRDVSIDPQYIDLEQSNCKGRTGVCVEVKACFAFMAHPEHYSPHITLLVHFEADTERRKLGLPHRVNFLGRSSLDPEYTQTEEVELHKQHHHVCTSAVFQLNENIRDKLRPISLEITHTIKPVPPRRHSASKRLEKLPPVLSVSPSNMLYSEVNFLREGCGADKICQSNLKLSYQFGTRPLTSDLFTPLPKDEDDVQVFSLSDQRLVVLEITVTNTPSDPLFPEEDGDDAHAAQLFISLPDTLSYAGSRIPAQMRCQANQNGSHVECDLGNPMKRNTKLKFTINLSTSNITIETTELTADLSLTTISEQPDLVPVTALAKVVIELPLAVSGLAEPHQLFFSGTVRGESAMSSLEDVGSPVDFEFVVTNPGQALQTLGSAFLNIMWPYELSNGKWLLYPASLNFDGSADARCTSSGALNPLTLHSSSAAGITPVSHQQAGRARRSHPEDVGHVNTKGSMGRTTPAVAASDRRKSLKLDCLLGSAHCILIQCPLHSFSGQAVLKIHARLWNSSFIEEFPAVSALELLVRANITVKSSIKHLVLKDAAAQIPVMIYPEPGMADQYWIPWWIILIAVLAGILLLTLLVCLLWKCGFFQRAHYKDKLPQYHAVKIPRGDRPQFQTEKSGKIHKKEWATHWSDGTS; from the exons GATCCTCGTGGGGGCGCCGCAGGCAGCAGGGCAAGGCCCGCTGAGGGGCAGCCGACCCGGAGCGTTATTCAGATGCCCCATCACGCCAGAGGAGTACGACTGCGAGAGGGTGGACATAGACGGAGAAG TGAGTCTGAACAGAGAGAGCAAACACAACCAGTGGCTGGGAGTTACTGTCAAGAGTCAGGGGATCGGAGGGAAGGTGGTG ACCTGCGCGCACCTCTACGAGCTCAGGCAGCGTGTGAGTCAGCCGTCAGAGACCCGCGACCCCATCGGCCGCTGCTACGTCCTGAGCGACGACCTGACGGAGCGGGACGACCTGGACGGAGGAGAATGGAAGTTCTGCGAAGGCCGCCCGCAGGGACACGAGCAGTTCGGCTTCTGTCAGCAGGGCCTTTCAGTCAGTTTCACCCCCGATAACAACTTCATTCTGTTTGGGGCCCCTGGAACATACAACTGGAAAG GGCTCTTGTTCATGGCTAGTCCCATTGAAGATGCACTGCTGTACAAAACTCTGGAGCCCTCCAGTCGACCCACACCATTTGAGGATGTAGCTCATAATAGCTACTTAG GATTTTCAGTGGACTCAGCCATGGACATTATGAGCCTCGGGGAGCTGACCTTCGTGGCGGGGGCGCCCCGGGCTAATCACACAGGGgcggtggtgctgctgaggaaAGACAATGTGTACCGACTGGTGCCGCAGCACATTTTCTGGGGGGAGGAGCTGGCGTCTTCCTTTGGGTACTCGGTAGCCACGACAGACCTGAACAGGGATGG ATGGACGGATCTGATTATCGGAGCTCCGAATTTCTTTGACCGTAAGGCAGAGATCGGCGGGGCTGTGTACGTCTACCTGAACCCCTTCGGCCACTGGGATGATCAGGCCCGGCCGATCCGTCTCAACGGGACCTACGACTCCATGTTCGGGATGACAGTCAGCAGCGTCGGAGATCTGGACCAGGACGGATATGGAG atATCGCAGTGGGGGCCCCGTTTGATGGCGATGGCAAGGTTTTCATCTACAGAGGTTCAGACGCTGGTATTGAAACGAAACCTGCTCAG GTGCTGGATGGTCGGGACTTTGACGTGAGACGTTTCGGATACTCCATCTCAGGTGGTTTGGATATAGACGCTAACCATTACCCAGATGTTGCCGTGGGCTCCCTCAACGACTCTGTGGTTCTCTTCAG GTCTTGTCCCGTCATCCATGTGATCAGAGACGTATCCATTGATCCTCAATACATCGATCTGGAGCAGAGCAACTGCAAAGGCAGGACAGGAGTGTG CGTGGAGGTCAAGGCTTGCTTCGCCTTTATGGCCCACCCAGAACACTACTCACCCCACATTA CCCTGTTGGTGCACTTTGAAGCCGACACGGAGCGCAGGAAGTTGGGCCTCCCGCACCGCGTCAACTTCCTGGGCCGCAGTTCCCTGGATCCAGAGTACACTCagacggaggaggtggagctccACAAGCAGCACCACCACGTGTGCACCAGCGCTGTGTTCCAGCTCAAT GAGAACATCCGGGACAAGCTGCGGCCCATCTCACTGGAGATAACCCACACCATTAAGCCAGTTCCACCGCGCAGACACTCGGCGTCCAagaggctggagaagctgccgcCTGTGCTCAGTGTTTCTCCCTCCAACATGCTTTACTCAGAG GTGAACTTCCTGCGAGAGGGATGTGGAGCTGACAAAATCTGCCAGAGCAACCTGAAGCTGAGCTACCAGTTTGGAACGCggcctttgacctctgacctcttcacgCCTCTGCCAAA GGATGAGGACGACGTGCAGGTCTTCTCGCTGTCAGACCAGCGTTTGGTGGTGCTGGAGATCACCGTCACCAACACGCCATCCGACCCCCTGTTTCCCGAGGAGGACGGCGACGACGCTCATGCCGCTCAGTTGTTCATCTCTCTGCCAGACACGCTGTCGTACGCAGGCTCCAGGATCCCGGCACAG ATGAGATGCCAAGCAAACCAGAACGGCTCCCATGTTGAATGTGACCTGGGGAACCCGATGAAACGGAACACAAAG CTGAAGTTCACCATCAACTTGAGCACATCTAACATCACGATCGAGACCACTGAGTTGACAGCAGATCTCTCACTGACGAC GATCAGTGAGCAGCCCGACCTGGTCCCCGTCACAGCTCTGGCTAAGGTTGTGATAGAGCTCCCTCTGGCGGTCAGTGG GCTTGCTGAGCCTCATCAGCTGTTCTTCAGCGGGAcggtgagaggagagagtgcCATGAGCAGCCTGGAGGACGTCGGCAGCCCTGTTGATTTTGAGTTTGtg GTTACGAACCCCGGTCAGGCCCTGCAGACACTCGGCTCGGCCTTTCTTAACATCATGTGGCCCTATGAGCTGTCCAATGGGAAGTGGCTCCTGTATCCGGCCAGCCTGAATTTCGACGGCTCTGCAGACGCACGCTGCACCTCGTCAGGCGCCCTGAATCCTCTGACGCTGCACAGCTCCTCAGCTGCAGGAATCACACCTGTCAGTCACCAA CAGGCTGGACGAGCCCGCCGCTCCCACCCTGAAGACGTGGGCCATGTGAACACAAAGGGGAGCATGGGAAGAACCACCCCGGCCGTGGCTGCCTCAGATAGACGCAAGTCCCTCAAGCTG GACTGTCTTCTAGGGTCGGCCCACTGCATCCTGATTCAGTGTCCTCTCCACAGCTTCTCTGGACAGGCTGTCCTGAAGATCCATGCCAGGCTGTGGAACAGCAGCTTCATAGAG GAGTTTCCAGCTGTCAgcgctctggagctgctggtcagAGCCAACATCACCGTCAAGTCCAGCATCAAACACCTGGTCCTGAAGGATGCTGCTGCACAG ATTCCAGTCATGATCTATCCCGAGCCGGGCATGGCTGACCAGTACTGGATCCCCTGGTGGATCATCCTCATCGCTGTCCTGGCAGGCATTCTGTTGCTGACCCTGCTGGTCTGCCTGCTGTGGAAG TGTGGCTTCTTCCAGCGGGCCCACTACAAAGACAAATTGCCCCAGTACCACGCGGTGAAGATCCCTCGTGGGGACCGGCCGCAGTTCCAGACAGAGAAATCGGGGAAAATCCATAAAAAAGAATGGGCCACACACTGGAGCGACGGGACCTCTTAA
- the itga7 gene encoding integrin alpha-7 isoform X2 produces MAALLGHAEAPCHSSHSSHGWTFFLWALWTLSSQAWGFNLDTTHTLHKLGDGGTFFGFSLALHQQISPEPQSWILVGAPQAAGQGPLRGSRPGALFRCPITPEEYDCERVDIDGEVSLNRESKHNQWLGVTVKSQGIGGKVVTCAHLYELRQRVSQPSETRDPIGRCYVLSDDLTERDDLDGGEWKFCEGRPQGHEQFGFCQQGLSVSFTPDNNFILFGAPGTYNWKGEMRVQLLNQTLLDLGLYDDGPYEVADQKQLNAQLIPVPYHSYLGFSVDSAMDIMSLGELTFVAGAPRANHTGAVVLLRKDNVYRLVPQHIFWGEELASSFGYSVATTDLNRDGWTDLIIGAPNFFDRKAEIGGAVYVYLNPFGHWDDQARPIRLNGTYDSMFGMTVSSVGDLDQDGYGDIAVGAPFDGDGKVFIYRGSDAGIETKPAQVLDGRDFDVRRFGYSISGGLDIDANHYPDVAVGSLNDSVVLFRSCPVIHVIRDVSIDPQYIDLEQSNCKGRTGVCVEVKACFAFMAHPEHYSPHITLLVHFEADTERRKLGLPHRVNFLGRSSLDPEYTQTEEVELHKQHHHVCTSAVFQLNENIRDKLRPISLEITHTIKPVPPRRHSASKRLEKLPPVLSVSPSNMLYSEVNFLREGCGADKICQSNLKLSYQFGTRPLTSDLFTPLPKDEDDVQVFSLSDQRLVVLEITVTNTPSDPLFPEEDGDDAHAAQLFISLPDTLSYAGSRIPAQMRCQANQNGSHVECDLGNPMKRNTKLKFTINLSTSNITIETTELTADLSLTTISEQPDLVPVTALAKVVIELPLAVSGLAEPHQLFFSGTVRGESAMSSLEDVGSPVDFEFVVTNPGQALQTLGSAFLNIMWPYELSNGKWLLYPASLNFDGSADARCTSSGALNPLTLHSSSAAGITPVSHQAGRARRSHPEDVGHVNTKGSMGRTTPAVAASDRRKSLKLDCLLGSAHCILIQCPLHSFSGQAVLKIHARLWNSSFIEEFPAVSALELLVRANITVKSSIKHLVLKDAAAQIPVMIYPEPGMADQYWIPWWIILIAVLAGILLLTLLVCLLWKCGFFQRAHYKDKLPQYHAVKIPRGDRPQFQTEKSGKIHKKEWATHWSDGTS; encoded by the exons GATCCTCGTGGGGGCGCCGCAGGCAGCAGGGCAAGGCCCGCTGAGGGGCAGCCGACCCGGAGCGTTATTCAGATGCCCCATCACGCCAGAGGAGTACGACTGCGAGAGGGTGGACATAGACGGAGAAG TGAGTCTGAACAGAGAGAGCAAACACAACCAGTGGCTGGGAGTTACTGTCAAGAGTCAGGGGATCGGAGGGAAGGTGGTG ACCTGCGCGCACCTCTACGAGCTCAGGCAGCGTGTGAGTCAGCCGTCAGAGACCCGCGACCCCATCGGCCGCTGCTACGTCCTGAGCGACGACCTGACGGAGCGGGACGACCTGGACGGAGGAGAATGGAAGTTCTGCGAAGGCCGCCCGCAGGGACACGAGCAGTTCGGCTTCTGTCAGCAGGGCCTTTCAGTCAGTTTCACCCCCGATAACAACTTCATTCTGTTTGGGGCCCCTGGAACATACAACTGGAAAG GTGAGATGCGCGTCCAGCTCCTCAACCAGACTCTGCTTGACCTCGGTCTCTATGACGACGGACCCTACGAGGTGGCAGATCAGAAACAGCTAAACGCCCAGCTCATCCCCGTGCCCTACCACAGTTACCTGG GATTTTCAGTGGACTCAGCCATGGACATTATGAGCCTCGGGGAGCTGACCTTCGTGGCGGGGGCGCCCCGGGCTAATCACACAGGGgcggtggtgctgctgaggaaAGACAATGTGTACCGACTGGTGCCGCAGCACATTTTCTGGGGGGAGGAGCTGGCGTCTTCCTTTGGGTACTCGGTAGCCACGACAGACCTGAACAGGGATGG ATGGACGGATCTGATTATCGGAGCTCCGAATTTCTTTGACCGTAAGGCAGAGATCGGCGGGGCTGTGTACGTCTACCTGAACCCCTTCGGCCACTGGGATGATCAGGCCCGGCCGATCCGTCTCAACGGGACCTACGACTCCATGTTCGGGATGACAGTCAGCAGCGTCGGAGATCTGGACCAGGACGGATATGGAG atATCGCAGTGGGGGCCCCGTTTGATGGCGATGGCAAGGTTTTCATCTACAGAGGTTCAGACGCTGGTATTGAAACGAAACCTGCTCAG GTGCTGGATGGTCGGGACTTTGACGTGAGACGTTTCGGATACTCCATCTCAGGTGGTTTGGATATAGACGCTAACCATTACCCAGATGTTGCCGTGGGCTCCCTCAACGACTCTGTGGTTCTCTTCAG GTCTTGTCCCGTCATCCATGTGATCAGAGACGTATCCATTGATCCTCAATACATCGATCTGGAGCAGAGCAACTGCAAAGGCAGGACAGGAGTGTG CGTGGAGGTCAAGGCTTGCTTCGCCTTTATGGCCCACCCAGAACACTACTCACCCCACATTA CCCTGTTGGTGCACTTTGAAGCCGACACGGAGCGCAGGAAGTTGGGCCTCCCGCACCGCGTCAACTTCCTGGGCCGCAGTTCCCTGGATCCAGAGTACACTCagacggaggaggtggagctccACAAGCAGCACCACCACGTGTGCACCAGCGCTGTGTTCCAGCTCAAT GAGAACATCCGGGACAAGCTGCGGCCCATCTCACTGGAGATAACCCACACCATTAAGCCAGTTCCACCGCGCAGACACTCGGCGTCCAagaggctggagaagctgccgcCTGTGCTCAGTGTTTCTCCCTCCAACATGCTTTACTCAGAG GTGAACTTCCTGCGAGAGGGATGTGGAGCTGACAAAATCTGCCAGAGCAACCTGAAGCTGAGCTACCAGTTTGGAACGCggcctttgacctctgacctcttcacgCCTCTGCCAAA GGATGAGGACGACGTGCAGGTCTTCTCGCTGTCAGACCAGCGTTTGGTGGTGCTGGAGATCACCGTCACCAACACGCCATCCGACCCCCTGTTTCCCGAGGAGGACGGCGACGACGCTCATGCCGCTCAGTTGTTCATCTCTCTGCCAGACACGCTGTCGTACGCAGGCTCCAGGATCCCGGCACAG ATGAGATGCCAAGCAAACCAGAACGGCTCCCATGTTGAATGTGACCTGGGGAACCCGATGAAACGGAACACAAAG CTGAAGTTCACCATCAACTTGAGCACATCTAACATCACGATCGAGACCACTGAGTTGACAGCAGATCTCTCACTGACGAC GATCAGTGAGCAGCCCGACCTGGTCCCCGTCACAGCTCTGGCTAAGGTTGTGATAGAGCTCCCTCTGGCGGTCAGTGG GCTTGCTGAGCCTCATCAGCTGTTCTTCAGCGGGAcggtgagaggagagagtgcCATGAGCAGCCTGGAGGACGTCGGCAGCCCTGTTGATTTTGAGTTTGtg GTTACGAACCCCGGTCAGGCCCTGCAGACACTCGGCTCGGCCTTTCTTAACATCATGTGGCCCTATGAGCTGTCCAATGGGAAGTGGCTCCTGTATCCGGCCAGCCTGAATTTCGACGGCTCTGCAGACGCACGCTGCACCTCGTCAGGCGCCCTGAATCCTCTGACGCTGCACAGCTCCTCAGCTGCAGGAATCACACCTGTCAGTCACCAA GCTGGACGAGCCCGCCGCTCCCACCCTGAAGACGTGGGCCATGTGAACACAAAGGGGAGCATGGGAAGAACCACCCCGGCCGTGGCTGCCTCAGATAGACGCAAGTCCCTCAAGCTG GACTGTCTTCTAGGGTCGGCCCACTGCATCCTGATTCAGTGTCCTCTCCACAGCTTCTCTGGACAGGCTGTCCTGAAGATCCATGCCAGGCTGTGGAACAGCAGCTTCATAGAG GAGTTTCCAGCTGTCAgcgctctggagctgctggtcagAGCCAACATCACCGTCAAGTCCAGCATCAAACACCTGGTCCTGAAGGATGCTGCTGCACAG ATTCCAGTCATGATCTATCCCGAGCCGGGCATGGCTGACCAGTACTGGATCCCCTGGTGGATCATCCTCATCGCTGTCCTGGCAGGCATTCTGTTGCTGACCCTGCTGGTCTGCCTGCTGTGGAAG TGTGGCTTCTTCCAGCGGGCCCACTACAAAGACAAATTGCCCCAGTACCACGCGGTGAAGATCCCTCGTGGGGACCGGCCGCAGTTCCAGACAGAGAAATCGGGGAAAATCCATAAAAAAGAATGGGCCACACACTGGAGCGACGGGACCTCTTAA